From one bacterium Scap17 genomic stretch:
- a CDS encoding NAD(P)/FAD-dependent oxidoreductase: MATYDVIIIGAGAAGLMCAATAGYQGKRVLVLDHANKAGKKILMSGGGRCNFTNLDAGPANFFSRNPHFCISALKRYTPHHFLELVERHGLEHVEKKPGQLFCADSAKDLLAILLTECEWAGAEIRLSTRITSLERAGEGMRVETSNGTHTAGRVVVATGGMSIPTLGATGFGYDIARQFGLEVTETYAALVPFTLTSQWKERLSPLSGLACDVSVTAGKGQYREPMLITHRGLSGPAMLQASSWWTPGQPLDIDLLPGVDAYAELLALREQHPRRQIGPWLGERLPKRLAQSLVEWQDADAGRISERSLAELSNARLEQLAKALNHWQLKPAGTEGWRTAEVTMGGVVTDAISQKDFSVRDLPQLAFIGEVLDVTGELGGYNFQWAWSSAVACGLNC; encoded by the coding sequence AGATCCTGATGTCCGGCGGCGGGCGCTGCAACTTCACCAATCTGGATGCCGGCCCCGCCAACTTCTTCTCACGCAATCCGCATTTCTGCATCTCGGCGCTCAAGCGCTACACGCCGCACCATTTCCTGGAACTGGTGGAGCGCCATGGGCTGGAGCACGTCGAGAAGAAGCCGGGACAGCTGTTCTGCGCCGATTCCGCCAAGGACCTGCTGGCGATCCTGCTGACGGAGTGTGAATGGGCCGGGGCGGAGATTCGCCTGAGTACGCGCATCACCTCGCTGGAGCGCGCGGGCGAGGGCATGCGGGTCGAGACCAGCAATGGCACGCACACGGCGGGGCGCGTGGTGGTGGCCACCGGCGGCATGTCGATCCCGACGCTGGGCGCGACCGGCTTCGGCTACGACATCGCGCGCCAGTTCGGGCTCGAGGTCACCGAGACCTACGCGGCGCTGGTGCCGTTCACGCTGACCTCCCAGTGGAAGGAGCGTCTGTCACCGCTGTCGGGGCTTGCCTGTGACGTCAGCGTCACCGCCGGCAAGGGCCAATATCGCGAACCGATGCTGATCACCCATCGCGGGCTGTCCGGTCCTGCGATGCTGCAGGCCTCCAGCTGGTGGACACCCGGTCAGCCGCTGGACATCGACCTGCTGCCGGGCGTGGATGCCTACGCCGAGCTGCTGGCCCTGCGTGAGCAGCATCCCAGACGCCAGATCGGCCCCTGGCTTGGCGAGCGCCTGCCCAAGCGCCTCGCCCAGTCGCTGGTCGAGTGGCAGGACGCCGATGCCGGCCGCATCAGCGAGCGCAGTCTCGCCGAGCTCTCCAACGCGCGTCTCGAACAGTTGGCCAAGGCGCTCAATCACTGGCAGCTCAAGCCCGCGGGTACCGAAGGCTGGCGTACCGCCGAGGTCACCATGGGCGGCGTGGTCACCGATGCCATCTCGCAGAAGGACTTCAGCGTGCGCGATCTGCCGCAGCTGGCCTTCATCGGCGAGGTGCTGGATGTCACCGGCGAACTGGGCGGCTACAACTTCCAGTGGGCGTGGTCTTCGGCGGTGGCTTGCGGCCTGAACTGCTGA